The window aaccttcttactagatgagatgtcactagagtcatcaaaaacaacatgtatggattcttctataactagagttcttttattaaagattctataggctttactagttgtagaataacctaggaatattccttcatcagatttagggtcaaatttccctagattatctttcccattattatgtacaaaacacctacatccaaaaacatgaaaatagttaacctttggttttctgtttttccacagttcatatggtgttttctttatgatgggtcttaatagaactctatttaatatatggcaagaagtattaatggcttctccccaaaaatacttagggaggttactttcacataacatcgttctagccatttcctctagtgttctatttttcctttcaacaactccattttgctgtggtgtcctaggtgctgagaaattatgggttatcccctttttgctacaaaattcatcaaataattgattttcgaattcggtaccatggtcacttctaatagctataactgaggattctctagcatttgttacttccttgtggaacttcttaaacatagaaaatgcttgatccttatgcgctagaaacatgacccatgtgtacctagagtaatcatctactataactagaccatatttatttccacctaggcttgttgttctagtaggaccaaataagtccatatgtaataattctagaggcctagaggtagagacacattttatggatttaaaagaattcctagattgtttgccaaattgacatgcttcacagattttgttcttttcaaattttaattttggcaaacctatcacggagtctcttttaactagtttagttattgtgtccatgcttgcatgacctaacttacggtgccataaccaactagcatcattttctttggtttcatttacaactagacattggttatgttttgcaagatcttctaggtctacaacatatacatttccacgtctaatccctttaaagaccaaactattatcattaggatttgttacaatacatagtgatggtttaaacataacatcatatcctttatcacataattgactaatgcttaacaagttatgtttaagaccatcaacatatctaacattatctataaaagtagaaggggtgatttgaactttaccaatgccaatgatgtgaccttggttgttgtctccaaacgtcacaacacctcccttcttagcttcaagggtgaaaaattggtctttatcacccgtcatgtgccttgagcagccactatccaaataccagcaatttttgttgaccttggctgcaagacactcctacacaagcaaatcatgtcatcttaggtacccaagttttcttgggtccttcatggttagtcaagttggttccttttggaacccatacccttttaatttttcttttagttttccttttcctatagtcacatgtatttgctttatgtcctatatttccacaacagaaacaggtgattttcttagtttttgtttccccagctttaacaaagaaattactaagaagtttttgcttattccttggtttgtaccctaagcctgctttattaaatactgcacgttgactatttagtatcatgtttaacttttctgaactatatgtaaatttttcaactaagggtttgtatttgttaagttctttagttaatgtttgattttctgtttttaaatcatttagttcttttgttagatccttgtttaagacttgtttatggtttgaaagttccttagttagtttttcattatctttagttaaggtgttagtcttcttaattaaaagttgattgcttgtcttaagttctagattttctttggtaagattatctttatccttaattaatgaatcatgcttatgaatataagtttgattagttacttttagttctctgtttttaacatttatattcttatactcaatcattaattcattgaacgcatcataaagttcatcaaaagaaaaatcaggatgcgtatcggaagttacctcgtcttcgttggccatgaagcagaaattggccttttcttcttgttcctcgtcagaagaggaggatgatgagtcggagtcggatagtgtagtgacaagagctttcttcttcttgtacttactccccttcttcagtaaggggcattcagctcttatgtgacccggcttcttgcactcgtaacatccaatcccctcgttttctctttccttacctttgtccttccggtagaaatttgagggccctctcctttgatgataggacttcttgtggttgatgaatttcttgaatttgcgcacaagaagagcctcaccaccatcttcctcatcttcttcttcttcactgctgctgctgcaagataagtccttgttagaagaagtagattttaaagctattacctttttcttatgggaagactcttcctcgtgttgtttcatggtgagttcgtgagtcatcagggatccaaggagctcctcaagtggaagcttgttcaagtctttagcttcttggatcgctgtcactttagcttcccacaacctcggtagacatcgaaggattttcctgacaagctcactgttagtatagttcttgccaaggctttttaggccattgacaatatcagtaaacctagtgaacatggatgtgatagtttcatttgaatccattttaaatagttcatatttatgaaccaagatgtttattttggattccttgacttgattcgtgccctcatgggtcacttcaagtctgtcccaaatttcttttgctgaattacaagttgaaatcctattgaattcattacggtctaaggcacaatagaagacattcattgctttagagtttaattgtgccttcctcatgtcatgttcatcccaatccgtttctagtttgggtaccttgacaccatctatatatatggatgggatgtatgggccatttacaacaatggtccacatctcatagtcttgggcttggatgaatattttcatcctagccttccagtatgagtagtcggatccattgaagaaagggggtctttgggtggactgaccctcaatgtgagaagatccaaatggggttgtcattttgatcttttaactcttgagtggaagagtttttggctctgataccacctgttgcccagatagacaacccaagaggggggggtgaattgggttttaaaacaatttggataatttaaaacgttatggatgattaattaaaaactatgccaagttatttaattaattactatgtgctgtgagcaatatgaaatgagaagaggaagagacaatcaatcacaaacacaagttttatagtggttcggagctatcccttgctcctacgtccactccccaagtttctcttgggaatacactataacccccttggattacagccggttgttttgcaagctcacaaccaaacttgttgttttacgagctaacaacgaactcggtcggttttcccaggctcaccgactagaaccaaccccgattgttttcccgggctcacaatcaaaccctttcacacgttggttttaaaactggctcaccaactaacctttatccccttgattcaatcccccgattgaaccaagtaaatacacgtagtagaaagaaaacagaaaataagcttctcaaaagcaggtatgaaacaatatattcaaggatgagtttagaagccctcaaacgcttttaagcttaagtagaggaatggcttcttgactctggtctcctcttggatgagtgatcgacttgaatgtaggaggaggaagctttgaatgctggggagaagttggtggcgcagtaaatgctgatctcccctttttctcgttgaagagcacttgcaaagcttgaagacttgaatgcttggagtggaatgtatgttctctattttgctacagtcttctgtggctatttaagccaacccccacggaaactagccgttactccactttttctggccgttctgcacactctgcgcagcctgacaatgtgaccgttggtgggttggagtcgactcgcgcgatcaggagtcgactcggctgtagcgggagtcgactcaagcttttcaggagtcgactcggcaactgttccaagtttgaattaaagttgccgtcacgactgggagtcgactcgtcttggcccggagtcgactcgccaacttctggcgctgacctggcaattttggagtcggcttttcctctgtagaccgtggatacaaatttgaattttgccctctcgagtcgactcgactgtcctgggagtcgactcgaatctcagagcccgaactcccgattctctgtcttttggctcatccagtcttggagtcgactcgaacttccttggagtcgactcggctctcagtttccgaaagttggtcttctgccttttgacgtgaagcttgtcttggtgtcgactcgagctgtctgggagtcgactcgaatctcagtggcagtaacatggttttctctgttgatggtcgcacaatcttggagtcgactcgcgtaatgcgggagtcgactcgaatctcagagtccataaaacactctctgactttttctttgtgcaccggtgggagtcgactcgcgttccactggagtcgactcgaatctcagagtccataaaatactctctgactctttctttgtgtaccgctgggagtcgactcgcgttccactggagtcgactcgaatctcagagtccataaaacactctctgactttttctttgtgcaccgctgggaggcgactcgcgttccactggagtcgactcgaatctcagatctgaaagactgctcttctatccttctgtctgttttcagtcggagtcgactcatactgattaggagtcgactcgagctcgtgccagtgaccttgatacgcttggagtcgactcgtgaaactcgggagtcgactcgagtctcagacattggttcagcagacttcttaacttatccaaaatactgtaaaccatgtctagaaacacttgagcaggattttcactgaaacactcaattgaattcattagtaatcacacgatatactcaaatgctttgagctcatcaaaatcaaacggggttttaatcaatcactccacaccgtGAATGTTGTTTCAAGATTTATGCAAGAACCAAGCAAACTGCATTATGCTGCTGCAAAACGCATTCTGAGATATCTTCAAGGAAGTCAAAGGCAAggcataaaatatattaaagaagaaaataacaatCTTGTTGGTTATTCCGATAGTGACTGGGCTGGTTCAATtgatgatagaaaaagcacgTCTGGCTATATTTTTTGTCTTGGTTCAAAGATGATTTCATGGAGTTcaaagaaacaaaaatcaattgctTTATCTTCAGCAGAAGCAGAGTACATCGCAGCTACAGATGCTGCATGTGAAGCAGTTTGGTTAAGAAGAGTTCTCTTGGATCTACAACAAACTCAAGTTCAACCAACTATCATTTATTGTGACAGCATGTCAGCAATTGCTTTGTCTAAAAATCCAGTCTTCCATGCAAGGTCCAAGCATATTGAACTTCGACATCATTTCATTCGGAATTTGGTaaacaaagaagaaatcattttgAAGTATGTTGGCACAAATGAGCAAGCTGCAGATTTTCTTACCAAAGCTGTCACCATAGAACAATTCAGAAAGGTTAAGAATCAATTGCAAATTAAGGAGGAGTATTAGGAAGTAATTTGCAATCAATGCACATGACTCTTCGGTGTTGATACAACTTAGCATTCCAAAGAGTTATTTTGTAATCCAAAGAGTCATTTTGTAATCCAAAGAGTCATTTTGTAATCCAAAGTGTCACCTTGGAAATCTCAGAAGTACTTGTATTTCAAAGAGTCATTTTAGTACTCCAAGGGCATTAAATGTTACTTAAATTGTCATTCTATATAAGAATGGCTTTAGCAAGATTGTAAGATGCAGAAAAAAactatgaatgaaaaatatctCTTGCTTCATTCCTAATCCTATCCCATCAACTTCACACCTTGTTCCAACAATACTTGCTCGTCTTAGATGATGTATGGAATGAGGATACGGAAGAATGGGAGAGGCTTAGAGTCCCCTTGCTATATGGAGCCAAAGGGAGCAAGATACTAGTGACCACTAGGAGTGAGGAAGCTGCGCATATTATGAGAACCTCGACTACGTACTATTTGCAGGGTTTATTAGATGATGACTGCTGGTCTTTGTTCTGCCAGTATGCATTTGCCCGAGATCCAAATGCATTTTCTGATCTAGATGATATCGGAAGACGGATTGTGAACAAGTGCAAGGGCTTGCCTCTGGCAGCGATTGCTTTGGGCCATAGGATGCGCAGGGTAGCTGACAGAAGCAAGTGGGAAGCAATTCTCCAAGACGAGAAGTGGGAATTCTCTGGTGGGAGCAGCGACATCTCTCGTGCGGTTAGCTCGAGCTACCAGCAATTGCCTGCACATCTTAAGCCATGCTTTGCATATTGTTCCTTAATTCCGAAAGGCTACGAGTTCGAGAAGGAGTTCGTAGTCCAACTGTGGATAGCACAAAATTTCATTCAGCCAAGTGGGGGAGAACGAATCGAAGACATAGGCAGCTACTACTTTGATTCGCTTGTGCAGAAGTCATTCTTCCAGTTCTCACACTTTGACTATAAAAGCAGCCGACCTAGGTACAAAATGCATAATCTTATTCATGACTTTGCTCAACATGTATCAAGGGAGGAATGTTGTATAGCGGAGCTTGGCAAACCATGCAATCTCTCTGCAAAGACTCGGCATCTGTCGTTGATCTGTGACCGGTTTCTGCGGGATAACTCGACGCAATCCCCTCTGTCTAATCAAAGGAAGAATATTTTTAAGACATTATATGGATACAGTGGCTTGTACACGCTCCTGCTGGCTGGTGGATCCACAACACATGAGATAAGGGTCCCCAGCAATCTTGCAAAGAGATTGGAAAGACTACGGACCTTGGATCTGAGCAACTGTGGCATAAGTACGCTGCCTGAATCAATAGGTGATTTGAAGCACCTTCGGTGCCTCCAGCTTCGCAACACAAATATTAGAAGGCTGCCTGAATCAGTGGGTTGCCTTTACAATCTTCAGATATTGGGTCTTAGAAATTGTGATATTCTGGAGTTGCCTTGGAGCACAAGAAATCTCCGAAAACTGCGCCATCTCGATCTGCATCTTGATGAAAATTCAGTGATGGCACAGGCTGCCATGTCCAGAGGGAATAGTCTGAGGTCCATGCCACCAAAAATTGGACTTTTAACTGATCTCCAAACATTATCAAGATTTGTTGTAGGTACACAGCATAGATGTGGGTTAAGAGAGCTGAAGGATTTGAACAATCTCCATGGAGAGCTTCAAATTTCAAACCTTCATTTTGTTTCAAAAGCAGCAGAAGCCAAGGAGGCGAATTTAGCTGGAAAGCGATACATTCACAGGTTAGAGCTACGATGGAGCTATGCACTCGGTGTGGATGAGGAGAAAGTTCTGGATAGCCTCCAACCTCACACTAACCTCAAAGAGCTAAGGATAGTAGGCTATGGAGGTGCTTCATTTCCGGATTGGATATGGCATTCTTCCTTCTCCAATCTAGTAATCTTGTCGCTCTCCGACTGTGGTAAATGTGAAAAACTCCCACCGCTTGGACAGTTGCCACTTCTGAAGGAACTCTATGTAAAAGGAATAGATTCAGTGAAGACTGTGGATTGCTCATTTTGTGGTCATGACAGAAGAAATTTCCCATCATTGCAAAAGCTACATTTTGAGAGCATGCACAGCTTGCAGGTTTGGTGTGGATATGATAATTGCCTGCTTCCTTTGCTTCGAGAGCTGGTTTTTAAGAACTGCACTGGTCTTCGACAACTTACTCATAATCTTCCTTCCCTGTCAAAATTGGAGATTGAGGGATCCCCAAAATTAGTTGGCTTGCGAAGCTTCCCATCGCTCCAATCTTTAGAGGTGAAGGCCAGCGGCGACTGGGTTTTCGACTCATGGTCCAGTCTcgcttctctttcctccctgaCCCTCAGCGGGTTGCCAACAATAAGCTTGCCTTCAGAACTCCAGCTTGGCCGTGCTTCTATACGCTGCTTGGAAATCAGTTACTGTGACCACTTGGTATCATTGCCAGACAATTGGCTCCCCACTGACCTTACCTATTTTGCGATCAAACATTGTTCTCAAATCCGTGCACTACCAAGGGGACTGCAGAACCTAAGGAAGCTGGAAGACTTGGAAATCCAGAACTGTGGGCAGCTAGAGTACCTACCAGATGGGCTCAAGAACCTGACATCACTCATGCGTTTCGAGATTTCAGACTGTCCTCAGCTTTTATGCTTGCCAAATGATGGTCTGCCAACTAAACTTCAGTTCTTGAGCATCAACAACTGTCCGGAGCTCGGGCGACGGTGCAAAGTTGAGGAAGGTGAAGACTGGCCCAAGATTGAGCACATCTTCTCGGTATGGATTGATAAGCAACTAGTGGGTCATCTAGTTCAGCCTCAATACGAAGATCAGAGCACGCGCCCACTGTATGAAGGTACGAGCTCAAATTAGTTGCTCTTCTAGCGCGCTTCTTTTGTTTTGGTATATGCCTCGTAGCCGCTTCGAAAATTAGTTACTCTGTGATTGTATTTCTCTGAGCTATACCATACAACATTTGATCTTCAAGTGTTAAGCTTGAGATTCTAAATTTAGAAGAACAATTacacaaaaaaatttatttctcATATGTTTTATAGTAAGAGTCGAAAGTctgaaaattttgttatatCTCCATTGATTCCCCCTTTAGAAATCCATATATGATATCTTCCTTGATAtcgaatttatttctaaatgattcattcaatatatattttttcaattagTTCCAAATCGACGAAACCGCATCATCacccaaaaaaaagggggaaaaaattgATGATATCGCATGGTTTTTTACAGGGCAAAGCTCAGGGCAATAAATCGGAATGATTGCAAAGGTGCCATCACCTCTATCATGGTATGCTATCCTATAAAGGTAACAAATAAGTTATACTTATTGAGGCCAATTAAACAACATATGTTTTACTTTGCTACATTAGATTGACGTATTTTTTTCATATTGGTTTGTTATGAAGGCAGGTATCAAGGCAATGAATTCATTTCATAGTTTGATGTTTCTATCGTGATGTGGAGCAGCAAAGTCTCACGGATGGGTATCATATGATGAGGAGCATAGCTTcagatgctctctctctctctctctctctctgtgtgtgtgtgtgcgcgcgcgcgcgcgcgctttATAAGTCAAGATCTTGGAAGTGTCAGGAGCATGGCTTTTGGTGCTTGCAGTATTCCTTGTGAGGACTTTGATGCAGTTACATTCTAAGTTCCATACTCTGTACTTTGATTTGTCATGAACCCATGATCAGTTTCAAAACTTCTTTATGTACTTGTGGCTCAAAACCCAGAGTAATTGCCTCAAAAGAGTGAAGGATAAGGTTTTTGAGAGAATCCAAAATAGATAAGTCATACCAAATGATAGCCCTAGGTACAACATTTCTAccacatatgacagatggacaGATGGACAGATGGATGTGAACAATACTGCTGTTCATGAACCAAAGCTTCTCCAAAATGTTCAACAACCATTACTGGAAAGTAGACTCCCATTTAATCGCTGCAGTACCTTATACTGTTCTGATTCATTCTTAAAGCATTTTTTAAATAGCTTTACATGTTACATTAGCATTGCTCCTTTCTTGAAGCATGTTAGGATTGGTTTGCTTCTGATTCACATCTTACAATACTTTCTATCTTATAAAAGCCTCCTCCGTTACCCGAGGCAGACTTCTGCTAAGAACAATAGTCTCCTGGTAAAGCTTCCATTCAGCATTCCAGGTGGCCTGAAATACTgaccggctcttatcttgtcaAAGTTCTCATAAACTCTTGAGACTAGGTCACATGAcgtcttttcttcttccaatgAACTCCCAGCTTTCTTGCAGATCGATACGTAGAACTCCCAGCATCCCATTCTTCTTaacctcttttttctttcttttcttccttttttttttcctgagaaATTCGTTCTTGTTAACTGAAGAAGTTTTTGAAGAGATAGATAAAGAGATGATGGGATAAATGGTATCATTTTTATTACCATTGTTAGTCGGAATTCATGAGCTTATATAGAGCTCATTACAGAGTTGTTTTGAAGCTCAACAGTACACAACGGATTCTGTTTAACTTGCTGTTACAGCACCAGAATCCGTTCCTGCTATTATAAGGTGGTTGAAACGTTTCAGCTTGAAACGTTTGGAGTGACCGTTGGATAACTTGGTCTGAGCACATGGGGGAGAAACAGTGGGAAAACTTCTGGAGTTGATGGTGTGTGTTGATACCCCCCCTCAAGCCGAGTTCGTGGGCAGAACTCGAAGTTTGGAGCAGAGATGGGAATGCCGCTTGACACAGAGAGCTTTTGTGAAAATGTCAGCCAGTTCATCTTGTGTAGAAATATGAGCAAGGCGAATTTCTTTGAACTCGACCTTTTCTCGCACGAAGTGGTAATCAACCTCTATATGCTTCGTGCGAGCATGAAAAACAGGGTTTGTTGCTAGTGATAGAGCAGAGACGTTGTCACAGCATAGTTCCGTGGATGTAGAAGCAGGAATCTGCAGTTCGTGAAGAAGGCTACGAAGCCAAATAATCTCAGTTGTTGTAATTGCTAGAGCTCTATATTCAGCTTTAG is drawn from Phoenix dactylifera cultivar Barhee BC4 unplaced genomic scaffold, palm_55x_up_171113_PBpolish2nd_filt_p 000274F, whole genome shotgun sequence and contains these coding sequences:
- the LOC103699396 gene encoding putative disease resistance protein RGA3, producing MRTSTTYYLQGLLDDDCWSLFCQYAFARDPNAFSDLDDIGRRIVNKCKGLPLAAIALGHRMRRVADRSKWEAILQDEKWEFSGGSSDISRAVSSSYQQLPAHLKPCFAYCSLIPKGYEFEKEFVVQLWIAQNFIQPSGGERIEDIGSYYFDSLVQKSFFQFSHFDYKSSRPRYKMHNLIHDFAQHVSREECCIAELGKPCNLSAKTRHLSLICDRFLRDNSTQSPLSNQRKNIFKTLYGYSGLYTLLLAGGSTTHEIRVPSNLAKRLERLRTLDLSNCGISTLPESIGDLKHLRCLQLRNTNIRRLPESVGCLYNLQILGLRNCDILELPWSTRNLRKLRHLDLHLDENSVMAQAAMSRGNSLRSMPPKIGLLTDLQTLSRFVVGTQHRCGLRELKDLNNLHGELQISNLHFVSKAAEAKEANLAGKRYIHRLELRWSYALGVDEEKVLDSLQPHTNLKELRIVGYGGASFPDWIWHSSFSNLVILSLSDCGKCEKLPPLGQLPLLKELYVKGIDSVKTVDCSFCGHDRRNFPSLQKLHFESMHSLQVWCGYDNCLLPLLRELVFKNCTGLRQLTHNLPSLSKLEIEGSPKLVGLRSFPSLQSLEVKASGDWVFDSWSSLASLSSLTLSGLPTISLPSELQLGRASIRCLEISYCDHLVSLPDNWLPTDLTYFAIKHCSQIRALPRGLQNLRKLEDLEIQNCGQLEYLPDGLKNLTSLMRFEISDCPQLLCLPNDGLPTKLQFLSINNCPELGRRCKVEEGEDWPKIEHIFSVWIDKQLVGHLVQPQYEDQSTRPLYEGQSSGQ